TCTTAATTCCCTCActatataattatttttctttcttgtttataATTCTTTCGTTCTCCTAGCTATTATCAAGAGGATCACTCTATATAATTCTCCCTTTTTACaacaaaaaattataaattgGGCTAACAAATTAAAGCCTTTTTGTTCCTGAAGGTAGGGGTAAATATGTGTACATACTACCCTCTTCAGGCCCCGCTTGTGGGATTATATTggattttctttttgttgttgttgttcctgaGCTGAAACTAATTGAGTTTCGTGTTGTGGTGGTGGGGAGGAGAAGGGGGCAGGATGAGCTTGGTGGTGATCCAAATAATGGTGGTGGCCCTTCTCTTTGTCAATAGTCACAGCTTCGCCAATGCCGACACAGATCCATCTGACGGTCAGCTTCAAATCCTGGCTCCACTTCTGTCCATATTATACCAACTTTTTTACCTAGTTAGTCGTAAGGATTCctgaaatttttgagaagttcagGGATGTCataaccaatatatatatattttgaaacttTGTAAACTAAGAAAGAATTTCGTTGTCACTCAACTTATGAACAGATGTGGAACACTTAAATTAAAGGTGTTTGATTGGGTACGAAGTTTAATAAAGAAAACTTATGATCCATAACAAACCATAAATATCCATGTagctataaatcatctcattaagagtaaaattAGAAGTTTAAACTAGAGAAAAGTGTCATTTTCTTAACAGATTAAAAAGGAATGTAGATTGGTTACCTTGAAAATTtctttttcgtcttcttgagccgatggtctattgaAAATAGCCTCTCTGCCCCATCGGGTAGGGGTAAGCTCTGTGTACACACTACACTTCTCAGATCCCATTTGTGAGATTTTACTGagtcgtcgttgttgttgttgttatatggctAATTTTCAGCTTCAGCCCTGAGAGTAATGTATAGCTCCCTAAATTCACCGGCGCAGCTTACAAATTGGAACTCATCTGACGGTAGCGATCCTTGTGGAGAATTCTGGAAAGGCATTACTTGCTCCGGCAATAGAGTAACTGAAATGTAACATTGTTCTCTTCAATATATACCCATCCTATCATCATTTTTCAACGCATTTATTGATTTGCAACTAATGTTGATGTTTAGTTTTCATATTTCATTTTCCTTCAGACAGATATCCGGTCTAGGACTCTCTGGATCAATGGGATACCAATTAACTAGTCTTACATCTGTGACCAATTTGTAAGATTAATGAATTTCAATTATTTCCTTAATTCCTTCTTTGATTTGTGTTTAAGTCCTAGAAATTGTAATATTTCGGGTATTTTAATTTGCAGTGACATAAGCAACAATAATCTGGGAAACCAGATACCTTATCAGCTTCCTCCAAATGTGCAGAGACTGTATGTGTTTTTCTatggaatttaattttttgtCCTTAATTCAAGGCTCTagtcctttttttttaatttactatTCATACTGAGCCGAGGGTcgattggaaacagtctctctatcctcacaaggtaggggtaaggtctgcgtacatactaccctcccctgacccccacggtgtgggataatactgggtatgtggttgttgttgttgtactattCATACATCATTCTGACCAGTTGCCTCGTAACGCAGTAACCTTGCTGCTAATGGTTTTACTGGTGGCTTACCTTATTCGATTTCACAAATGACTTCCCTTCAATACTtgtgagtgaaaattttaaattaaaatcatCTATATAGGTAACATTAGGCTCATTGTTCTAATTTTCTCTCCAATTGTTGTGTCTGGTTTTGTAGAAATGTCAGTCAtaatcaaattcaaggagaactGAATGACATGTTTGGATCACTTTCTTCTCTCAACACGTTGTAAGGCcttctcttcatttcttccctttcttatatatatacattgaaaTTACCCTGTTATGATTGAGAAGTTCAATGTAtaatgtgctattcttgatagaTATATAAACTTTCCCAATCAATTTATTATGCGAACTGTTCCCACCAAGTGCAAAAAGGTCCAAAGATGCTTGTTTGTCGCCATATTAATGATGAGAATGGGTTTGATCCTTGACCTGATCAGAGACGGATCGAGGATTTAAATcatatgggttcaacttttaaagtttttagcattgaacccattatatttttaaaagtataGGTTCGTAtttactatttttgcaattttaatgaatttttacatataaattgtTATTTCGAGAATGCACTACATCCGCCCCTGGACCTGATGCATTGAAATTTTAAGTTCTCAAAGTATCATGAGCATAAATTAGTCTTTGAcatgtatcttttgtttttcCTGGTTGATTACATTTATGCTTTGTCCATTGTTGCTTACTTTTGGTTGTTTACATTTATGCTTCAGGGATATCTCTTTCAATTCAATGACCGGTAAACTTCCTCAAAGCTTCCAGTCACTGACTAGTATGAAGAAAATGTAAGACCGGTATCTTCTGATTCATTTTTGTTCTGTATTGGTTGAGTACTGTCCTTTCAGATATTGAAGTTCTAGTATTATGTTGTGCAGATACCTGCAGAACAACCAGTTTACAGGAAATATTGATGTCCTCGCCAATCTTCCTCTTGACAATCTGTGAGTTATTCACATCTTTGTGTGTGTAAATGTTATCCCTGATGTCAAATGTTTCATTTCCAGGCTTACAGTAATTTATTGTTTGTCATGTTGATTCCTTCATGCTTTAGGAGTCTTGAAAACAATCAGTTTACTGGCGCGATACCCGAGAAGTTAAAAGGGATATTGCAGTGAGTGTTTCAGTACATTATTAATTATTGTTCATCATTGATAGATAATAACTTTATATTCAATTCGGGACTTGTGATACGATTGTAGAAAATCTAATAGTAACACAGGAAGCTCAGGGCCAGCCCCTCCGCCTCCACCTGGCACAACCCCCCCGAATCACAAATCCGGAGGCAATGGCAGCCCTTCCAGTGGTGGAGGTAGCAGTGATAGAAATGAGAAATCTGGTATAGACAGTAGAGGCGTTGCAGGTATAGTCATATCAGTTTCAGCGGTCGGCGCAGTTGCAGTTTTCTTTATTATCAAGAAAAGACATAGAAAGTCGTCAACAGACATAGAAAAACTTGACGTTCAGCCATTCTCTCTTGATTCACAGGAAGGACAAGGTATATAATTTTGTGACtgctgttttcttttgtttttgttcatTGAGAGTAATATTTAGTCCACATGTTATATATCTACGTGGTTTTTTGAAATATGGCATTAAAAGTTATGATTTATTGTAGGCTTTAATTAGATTATAAATAACAACTTTATGGACCAAAAAATGTCCTATCTTCAAAAGAGACAAATTTCAAACCTAAAGCTGCAAAGACTTAATGTTCGAAATCCAGCAGATTTTATAAAGCAGGTTCTGAGTTACCTGATGCTTTTGAAGCTTAACATTACAAAGAAAAAGCTCATTTTATGCTCTCTTATGGTGGATAGGATCCTTCCTGTCCATGTTAGCTTATTTGAATATAGAGCACAATCTATTGCGGTACATCAGTAGAATAAGATAAATTTGTTTTGGCAAGTTAGAAAATCAGCACCCTTATAATCacaaaaaatttcagaaatgTAATTGCCTTATAAGAGCACTCATAACTCAGGATGCAAGTTCCAGAAAAGGGAATGATCAATTCTCTTATCCTTATGGAATTTCATTTGTAACATGGTCAATTTCTTTAAATTCTGTATTGTCATGTGATCAGAGTTCCAGATTGCATTTGCCTCTTTTACTAATATTGTTTTCATTGTGTTAGCTTTGGTACCTGGATTTTGTATTCATCACCTATTTTTGGCTGCAGAGATGAAAATTAGCCAAAATTCCTCGACAACAAGCATGAAAGCTGTAGAAACTCCCAGTGCAATGACTCTAAGACCTCCACCAATCAATCATCATAAATCCTTTGATGGAGATACTATTTCAGAAAAACACATTGTTCCTCAGAATAAAACTCATACAGCTCAAATGAATGTTGTACAATATTCATTTGCAGACCTACAAATGGCTACTGATCGCTTCACTGATGAAAAACTTATTGGTGAGGGATTCATTGGGAGTGTTTATCGGGCTCACTTTGATAATGGCGAAGTAATATCTCTTTCTTGAGAATatctataaaaggaaaaaaatcattCTTATGAATTTGGATTCTGCATGATGAAATCTTTAAGTAACTTTAAGAAAGTTGGCTTTAAGTGGTAGAGAAATATTTACAATAAAAAGATTTATTTATCGAAGATTCTGTTTGTTTTAACTATTTCAAATTGCAGTTACCATTCCTTATGATCATATAAGTGATCCAAATCTTTTAAGTTCCTAATATAATTTGAAATGCTGTAGGTTCTCACTGTCAAGAAAATTAATTCACCTGAGCCACGGAATCCTGAAGTTTTTCAAAATATGGTTTCTGACATATCCCGGCTGCATCATCCAAATGTGACTGAACTGGTTGGTTATTGTTCAGAACATGAGCAGCACCTGCTGATTTATGAATTCTACAGAAATGGTTCTCTGCACGATTTCCTGCATCGAATTGATGAAGAAGACAGCACACAACTAACATGGGATAGCAGACTCAAGATTGCACTTGGCACAGCAAGAGCACTAGAGTGAGTTTCATAACCTACAAAATTACTTTCATGGCGCATCGCATAAAATTAATGCAGCTTGACACAGCCTTTTATGTGATCTTTTCACTTGCTAATTAATTTAAGCATCTTTTGCAGGTATCTACACGAAGTTTGTTCGCCATCTTTAGTTCATAAAAATATCAAATCTGAAAATATTTTACTTGATACTGACCTCAACCCTCATCTATCAGACAGTGGGTTAGCAAACCTTGTTGCTGATGTAGATCAGGTAACCCTTTGTGTTGTGTGCTTTACTGGAAAgtgttctttccttttttcttttttttttcaaaaaaaaaaaatattctcatGCATCATTCATGCAAATCTTTTTGATGGATTCAAGTGCTTTGTTGCCTGCTCTTTTGTAGTTCTGTACCATTCAGTAGGTTCAAAACTTTTACTGTGTACAATTTCCTAAAGCTCCACATCAATATCTTCTAATTGGTTTCGCTTTggactttccttttcttctccctaCAGGGATTGAACCATAATACAGAGTCTGGATATGGTGCACCTGAGGCTGCTATATCTGGAAAGTGTACCGCGAAGAGTGATGTATACAGCTTTGGAGTGGTTATGTTAGAACTTTTTTCTGGACGAAAACCTTTTGATAGGTAAAGTTGTTTAACCACCTACTATTTCCAATCAAAATCTGTTGAAGACAGAGAATTTAGAgggttttttaaaaaataatgtgtTTGCTCTTCTCTACTCAGCTCAAGACCAAGATCTGAACAATCTTTAGTAAGATGGGCAACACCTCAGCTCCATGATATTGATGCACTGGAACAGATTGTCGATCCAGCGCTTGATGGACTCTATTCTGTTAAATCTCTGTCACGGTTTGCTGATGTTATTGCTCTCTGTGTCCAGGTAATACATATTTTGTGTTAAGAGTTAGTCCAAGTCATAAATCTGCTATATATGCCATGTATTTTTCAAGAACGTAGTTCATCAAATCGCTCTCTCTTATCTCAATGGTTGTGTTTGTTGTGCCAGCCCGAGCCTGAGTTCAGGCCACCTATGTCAGAAGTGGTTCAAGCATTGGTTCGGCTAGTGCAACGAGCAAACCTGAGCAAGAGGTTACACGGTATTGATCAGGACTGAGGAGACGAAAGAGCTGTTCAAGAGTAAGAAACTCTAAGCAACATTGACTCACTCTGTTGCCTATTTCAGCAAATGGTTTTCCCTAAATTCTTTGCTGTTTATGGGAGATTACCTGAAGCTGATCAGTCCAGCAAGATCTTGCACGTTGCAATATTTTCGATTAATACCAGATGCTAACATTCCTAAATCACGGGACTTTATACCCGGCTTTGGTACTCTGCTCACCAATATTGTTAGCCAAGGCAAGTTAATTGACATCTGACAGATAAATGTGCAACTCAGAAACCTGAAAATTTTCCATGTCAACTGAAATATACGGTTGAAGGTGCCACTCCTCAGAAGAAATAACAAACCTGAAAATTTCATGTTAGATCAAAAATAGTATATTACAAATTTTTTAGGGAAGTGAACCAAAACTGGCAAAACACAGGTAAGGTGATcactagtggtggcaaaatggttaaaaggaAATAGTTaatcacccatattatccactaaaatatGGGTTggataataaatttttaaaacatggatcaaatatggataataaccatattatccatttagaaaatggataatggGTAACCAGtggataaccaatgagtttaactttcacatttgtaaagcctcaaatttgGGGGAAATTcgaaaatagccagatttacaactggtcgttcaaaaatagttcAGTTTCAAAAGCAATCGAaattttagccacttttcatgtaaagataaatttgagcgaaaacactattcaaaactcgaaaaatACGCCAACATAtaatactggagttccaggataagtatgttggaactccagcataatatgatggagttccagcataagtacactagaactccagcataatatactggagttccagcaagtataattgtccagtataatatactagagtttggagcaccagtgctccagtctccagtatattatactggagtcagcaaagtataccggtccagcataatatgctggagttcatacgcATGTGCactgaactccagtatattatgttggaccggtctctgttgcagcaaaatagtgactatttttcattgacttcgtaaacgctggctatttttgaatgatcagtccgaaaactagttataccgtgctatttttacctcaaattgggggttccttaAGTTTgagagactaggaattctcccaaaaatgatcatattcaagaagtcatggatccatattatccgccggttaacccgttttttttatccgtattacatatgggtcgggtcggataatttattcgttttttcattacccgttttcaacccgaaccatatccgacaCAACCCGTCCATTTGCCACTCCCAGTGATCACTATATTGCATCCAAGGCTAGATTTTACTACTTCAATGATGAGCCACGGACAATGTGACATACCTCTAGATACGCAGGTACTTGTTCGCTCTAACACAGACCAAAAAAGTTCTAAAATTTTATCTCGAGGTCAACTCAGAGACCAGCTCCAAGTTAAAGATAGTTTGCAGATATAAATGTCACCTAAGGTAACATGTGCACACATTTTTCACATGCTTGACATCCTAGAAGCCTGTCAGTCCTGCTTAACCCGGCCTCATCAGTTTGCCCTCCGTCATGAGCATCACATTCACCCCCCGGACTCAACATCCTCATTGAGGTTTGCCCCACCAAAAGTTTGCTCCACCATCGTACTAAGGGAGatttggctctgataccatatttgtcacgacccaagctcATGGCAAGTGTTGCCGCTTCGGGCCTACGTGTTTGTCCTTTGGGCTACGCCACATTGAGCCCCAAAAGCGTGCGTACCATATCATGCCTTATAAAGTTCTTCACTTTCTTCTCTCATTCCGATGTGCGATTCGCCTAAGATAACATGTGCACCCCTTCTTTAAAAATTTGCCAGCCTAAAACCATGTCAATCCTACTTGACCCGCCCTCCATCATAGAAAACCAATTTATCATTTGCAGAAAGATGGCAGTTTTATTCAGCACATAGCGACAGTACACGAACTTCCGGAGCTCCCTCTAAGATTctattcttatatatatatatatatatatatatatatatatatatatatatatatatatatatacgtctTAATATAGATAATGTATACAAtcttatataaggcaatatactatATAGGAAACACCTGCAAAAATACAGTGTTGCTAGCACAAATTCTGAACGCTAGCATAAGGTATTAGACAAATTAGGACATATAATTGCTTAATGCCAGTACGATAATAACAGCTCTACTTTGCCAATAAGATAACTATCATGACTAGCGGAAGAACTGACAGAAGTAAACATTATCCAACACACACACACCCATGGGTAGAAAATTAAGATAAGTGAAAGGGAAGCTATCAGAGATTACAGTTTCTTAGATTTAACTcgaaacaccaaatcatcatgcATTACAGAGCACAAATCAGTCCGGTGTTTTTGTTGGCAACAAACAGAAGCATCCAGAGATTAATAAGAAGGTAAAAAGTCTAATGGACACCTGGATGGTGAAACTGAGTAAACAGCATAATCTCATATCGAGTATACAGGATAACTAAATATCAAACAGCAATGTCAGTCCGTTCCTGCCAATGCTCCATTGTTTCTCCAGGGATGCCGAAAAGAAAGTAACACAATCAATTGTAGACCATGTACTTCGGTGTAGCACTGAATTTCTGATATCCTTTAATGACTTTATTGACAGCATCTAAAAAGTCTTTCTCTGTAACAGTTTTCCTCCTTGCTCGAATAGCGTACATTCCAGCCTCCGTGCACACACTTCTTATGTCAGCTCCTGGAATAAAAGAAATCAGTGAAAAGGTAAAAATTGAGCCCCCAACTGTCTGGGTATTCCGTATTCGTACATCTGATCACtacaatttttttatattttaagttgaacaTACAAGTGAACTTATCACTTCTCTTTTATGTGAAAGCAAACCTTCTCTAGTATATCAACCATCACTCTCTATGAAATTCCACAAATATCCATATACTCATTACATAGGCATCCATCAGCCACAACCACAATCCTCGTATTATTGAAA
Above is a window of Nicotiana tabacum cultivar K326 chromosome 8, ASM71507v2, whole genome shotgun sequence DNA encoding:
- the LOC107812548 gene encoding protein STRUBBELIG-RECEPTOR FAMILY 6-like isoform X1; translated protein: MSLVVIQIMVVALLFVNSHSFANADTDPSDASALRVMYSSLNSPAQLTNWNSSDGSDPCGEFWKGITCSGNRVTEIQISGLGLSGSMGYQLTSLTSVTNFDISNNNLGNQIPYQLPPNVQRLNLAANGFTGGLPYSISQMTSLQYLNVSHNQIQGELNDMFGSLSSLNTLDISFNSMTGKLPQSFQSLTSMKKIYLQNNQFTGNIDVLANLPLDNLSLENNQFTGAIPEKLKGILQKSNSNTGSSGPAPPPPPGTTPPNHKSGGNGSPSSGGGSSDRNEKSGIDSRGVAGIVISVSAVGAVAVFFIIKKRHRKSSTDIEKLDVQPFSLDSQEGQEMKISQNSSTTSMKAVETPSAMTLRPPPINHHKSFDGDTISEKHIVPQNKTHTAQMNVVQYSFADLQMATDRFTDEKLIGEGFIGSVYRAHFDNGEVLTVKKINSPEPRNPEVFQNMVSDISRLHHPNVTELVGYCSEHEQHLLIYEFYRNGSLHDFLHRIDEEDSTQLTWDSRLKIALGTARALEYLHEVCSPSLVHKNIKSENILLDTDLNPHLSDSGLANLVADVDQGLNHNTESGYGAPEAAISGKCTAKSDVYSFGVVMLELFSGRKPFDSSRPRSEQSLVRWATPQLHDIDALEQIVDPALDGLYSVKSLSRFADVIALCVQPEPEFRPPMSEVVQALVRLVQRANLSKRLHGIDQD
- the LOC107812548 gene encoding protein STRUBBELIG-RECEPTOR FAMILY 6-like isoform X2, with product MSLVVIQIMVVALLFVNSHSFANADTDPSDASALRVMYSSLNSPAQLTNWNSSDGSDPCGEFWKGITCSGNRVTEIQISGLGLSGSMGYQLTSLTSVTNFDISNNNLGNQIPYQLPPNVQRLNLAANGFTGGLPYSISQMTSLQYLNVSHNQIQGELNDMFGSLSSLNTLDISFNSMTGKLPQSFQSLTSMKKIYLQNNQFTGNIDVLANLPLDNLSLENNQFTGAIPEKLKGILHNTGSSGPAPPPPPGTTPPNHKSGGNGSPSSGGGSSDRNEKSGIDSRGVAGIVISVSAVGAVAVFFIIKKRHRKSSTDIEKLDVQPFSLDSQEGQEMKISQNSSTTSMKAVETPSAMTLRPPPINHHKSFDGDTISEKHIVPQNKTHTAQMNVVQYSFADLQMATDRFTDEKLIGEGFIGSVYRAHFDNGEVLTVKKINSPEPRNPEVFQNMVSDISRLHHPNVTELVGYCSEHEQHLLIYEFYRNGSLHDFLHRIDEEDSTQLTWDSRLKIALGTARALEYLHEVCSPSLVHKNIKSENILLDTDLNPHLSDSGLANLVADVDQGLNHNTESGYGAPEAAISGKCTAKSDVYSFGVVMLELFSGRKPFDSSRPRSEQSLVRWATPQLHDIDALEQIVDPALDGLYSVKSLSRFADVIALCVQPEPEFRPPMSEVVQALVRLVQRANLSKRLHGIDQD
- the LOC107812548 gene encoding protein STRUBBELIG-RECEPTOR FAMILY 6-like isoform X3, which produces MGYQLTSLTSVTNFDISNNNLGNQIPYQLPPNVQRLNLAANGFTGGLPYSISQMTSLQYLNVSHNQIQGELNDMFGSLSSLNTLDISFNSMTGKLPQSFQSLTSMKKIYLQNNQFTGNIDVLANLPLDNLSLENNQFTGAIPEKLKGILQKSNSNTGSSGPAPPPPPGTTPPNHKSGGNGSPSSGGGSSDRNEKSGIDSRGVAGIVISVSAVGAVAVFFIIKKRHRKSSTDIEKLDVQPFSLDSQEGQEMKISQNSSTTSMKAVETPSAMTLRPPPINHHKSFDGDTISEKHIVPQNKTHTAQMNVVQYSFADLQMATDRFTDEKLIGEGFIGSVYRAHFDNGEVLTVKKINSPEPRNPEVFQNMVSDISRLHHPNVTELVGYCSEHEQHLLIYEFYRNGSLHDFLHRIDEEDSTQLTWDSRLKIALGTARALEYLHEVCSPSLVHKNIKSENILLDTDLNPHLSDSGLANLVADVDQGLNHNTESGYGAPEAAISGKCTAKSDVYSFGVVMLELFSGRKPFDSSRPRSEQSLVRWATPQLHDIDALEQIVDPALDGLYSVKSLSRFADVIALCVQPEPEFRPPMSEVVQALVRLVQRANLSKRLHGIDQD